The genomic region TTGCATTAGGTAAAACCTCCATCATTGTCTCTAAGTAAAGCCTCTTTCGGGTTATATCCGGGGCTTTCTTGTATTCCGCTAGTACTGTCGAGAATCTCTCTGCTTCACCTTTTGCTCTGTTTATTTTGTCCAGAGCGTATCCTTCAGCCTCTCGTATCGTTTGCTCAGCCTCTCCCTTAGCTCGCGGGATAACCTTGTTATACGCCTGACGCGCCTGATTGATTACCCTCTCTCTTTCCTGCTTCGCCTCATTGACTTCGTTAAATGCAGGTTTTACTTCATCAGGAGGATTTACATCCTGAAGTTTCACGGTAACGATCTGAATCCCTGTTTCATACTTATCCAATATCTTTTGCATCTCAATATGCGCAAGGTCATCAATCTCCTCTCTCTTTGTGCTGAGGACCTCATCTACGCTGTAGTTACCTACGAACCTTCGCATCACTACCTCGGAGATATCACGTACATTATCCTCAGGATCTCTGGTATTAAAAAGCAGTTGTACCGGATCTTTTACCCTGAACTGCACAATCCAGCGCACATCCAGAATATTGAGATCACCTGTAAGCATCAGAGATTCGTCAAGATAAGAACCGGTTGAATATTGGGTTCTTACTCCTGAACGAAGAGT from bacterium harbors:
- the hflK gene encoding FtsH protease activity modulator HflK translates to TLRSGVRTQYSTGSYLDESLMLTGDLNILDVRWIVQFRVKDPVQLLFNTRDPEDNVRDISEVVMRRFVGNYSVDEVLSTKREEIDDLAHIEMQKILDKYETGIQIVTVKLQDVNPPDEVKPAFNEVNEAKQERERVINQARQAYNKVIPRAKGEAEQTIREAEGYALDKINRAKGEAERFSTVLAEYKKAPDITRKRLYLETMMEVLPNAKEKYIIDPKQSSILPLLNLGQKGGVK